In bacterium, the genomic stretch TTGTCCTCGAGCGTCGGATGGCGGCGCTTGCCGTGCAGCGCGCGCCCGCCGGAGAGCGAGCGGGCGATGAGCCCGACCCCCTGGTAGATCTTGACGTGGCTGCCGATCCGCGAGGTCTCCCCGATGACCGTCCCCGTGCCGTGGTCGATGTAGAAATGCGAGCCGATCCGGGCCCCCGGATGGATGTCGATGCCCGTGCGCCCGTGCGCCCACTCGGTCATGACGCGCGGCACCAGCGGCACCCCCTTGGCGTAGAGGATGTGGGCCATGCGCTGGACCGCCACCGCCTCGACGAAGGGGTAGGCGAGGATGATCTCGTCGGTCGCCACCGAGGCGGGGTCCCCCTGGAAGGCGGCCTCGACGTCGGTCTGGAGCAGCGCCCGCACCTCGGGGAGCAGACGCAGGAACTCGGCCGTGATCTCGCCGGCGAGCGCGGGCACCTGGGGCAGCGCCGGGCAGGCCGGAGAGCAACGCAGGCTCTTGTTGATCTCCTCGCGCAGGCGCATGCACACGGAGTGCAGCAACGCGGCGACCTCGCCCTCGAGCTCGGCGGCGTGCGGCAGCCGCTCGCCGAAGAACCCCGGGAAGAGCAGGCGCAGCAGATCGCGGGCGATCAGCCCGACGGCCCGCTTTGACGGGAGGTTCTTGCCCTCGAGGTGGTTGATGTTCCCGACCTGCCGGTAGGACTCCATGAGCAGCGCCGCCGGCCCTTCGCAGCGCGCGCAGGGCCGCGGGGCGCCGGTG encodes the following:
- a CDS encoding serine O-acetyltransferase; protein product: MSQGEDRNKASRGSECAGLDPATGAPRPCARCEGPAALLMESYRQVGNINHLEGKNLPSKRAVGLIARDLLRLLFPGFFGERLPHAAELEGEVAALLHSVCMRLREEINKSLRCSPACPALPQVPALAGEITAEFLRLLPEVRALLQTDVEAAFQGDPASVATDEIILAYPFVEAVAVQRMAHILYAKGVPLVPRVMTEWAHGRTGIDIHPGARIGSHFYIDHGTGTVIGETSRIGSHVKIYQGVGLIARSLSGGRALHGKRRHPTLEDNVTVYSGATIMGGDTVVGAGSTIGAGVFLNRSVPANSLVLNEEARIIVLQKRSDLADYQI